The sequence below is a genomic window from Halosolutus gelatinilyticus.
GAAGGTTTGTTTACCACGAGCAGGTGCGTGCCGCCCGCCCGCGCGAAGTCGCGAACGGCGTCGATGCCGCGGTTGTTATCGGGATCGAGGTGGAGGTGGTTGTCGAGGACCGGCGTCTCGTGGTCGATCATAGTCGAGGATCGGCGGCGGTGGCGGGAAAAATCACCGACTTTCGTCGCGCGCGACGCGGCGACTCGATCGGGCTATGCTCCGAGGGTCACCGCCTCGTCGGCCGCGTTCCGGAGCGCGTCCGATCGGCCGTGGGTGCCGGGGGCGATCGCGATCGTCTCGACGCCGACCGTCCCGGCGTACTCGAGGACGGGCTTAAAGTCCGTATCGCGGGAGGCGATCGCGAGCCGATCGAACGTCCCGTCGCCCGCGAGCGCGGTCGCGTCGACGGCGAGTTTGACGTCGACGTCGCCGCTGGTGACGATCACCTCGAAGCCGCGGGCTTCGGCGGCCTGGATGAGTCCGGGCGTGGCGTGTTCGTCGAGGTAAAGGCGAATGACGCTGACCCGACCGAGGTCCCGCGCGACCGTCCGGAGGTCGTCGAGGTCGACGTCGAACTCGTCGCGAAAGACGTTCGGCCCGTCGACGAAGAGCCCGACGGTCGTGGCGTCGTCGAAGGTCCCGAATCGCGCGCGGAGAGAGTCGAACATGGGATAGATCCGGCGCAGGTGACAAAAGGTGTGACGAAACGCACCGCGATCGACGACGAAAATCCAGATCGCGATCGTCGCCTGCGACGGGTCCGCGAACTGCGATCTCTCGCCGTTCGCACGATCGTCCGCCTCGACGCCGTCCCTAGATGGACGACGTCCGAAGATCCGTAGATCGTTTCTGACCGATTCGATAATGAAATTGCTATAGAATAAACTACATTATAGTTTATCGAGTCCGTTTGTAATCGAAAATCGGATCGTTCTCCGCTTCGAAACGGCACTTCGATCTTCTCGGCGATATTTTCACCAGTCCTGTCAATACGATATTAAATTATAGGTAGTTCAGTAAGAATTTAATACCTATTTGTGGTCTCGAAATATGCGCTATGACAGATAATGGCACCCCAACCTCGAACAGGCGGACAGTACTGAAGGGAATCGGCGCGCTCGGCGCGCTTTTCGGATTCAGTAACGTCGCGGGCGCGACGCCGGGGCGGACGCCCGGTCCGAAGAAAGACGAGC
It includes:
- a CDS encoding NYN domain-containing protein — translated: MFDSLRARFGTFDDATTVGLFVDGPNVFRDEFDVDLDDLRTVARDLGRVSVIRLYLDEHATPGLIQAAEARGFEVIVTSGDVDVKLAVDATALAGDGTFDRLAIASRDTDFKPVLEYAGTVGVETIAIAPGTHGRSDALRNAADEAVTLGA